AGAGCGATAAGGCTCGGTGGCGGGCATCAACCGGCTCATCTCGCCAGACCGGCAGCCGATCGAGCGACTACTTGCGATCCGAGTCGATCTCGCGAACGTGGACTCGGACGAGATCCTCGATCAGCTCATCGGGGAGCGGGTTCGCGAGCGTGAACTGGACCGCGTGCTCCGTGGTCTTGTAATCAGAGAGTCGATCCTTCAGCTCGTCGATCGCCCACGAGGAGGGATAGAAGCTCATGTGCTTCTTGGACGCGGTGAAGTAGACCAACGCGCGGTCCTTGTACTTCAACGTCGGCATGCGGTAGCTCATGGTTTCCTGGACGCTCGGCACGAGCCGCGTCACCAGTGCGCGTATTCGCTCGAGTTCCGGACGAAACGCGGGATCGACCCCATCCAGATACTCGTCGATCGTGGTCGCCTGTTCGCTCATCGATCCCGTCCTCTCCCCCGCGATCCGGATGCCACCCGACGACAGGCGAATCCGTCATGGCGCCCGATCGTCTCGTCGTTGAGTATTCTCTCACCCGGAGAGGGGCCGCGATCCTGCTGCGATCGCCGATCCCGATCCTCCCGCTCTTCAGCGATGCTCGCGCTTCCCCGTCACGAGCAGCAATGCCACTGCCCCTATGCGGGTAGCTGCGCTACTGCAAACAGGATGCCGACCACGAATAGCGCCAGCAAACCGAGGACAGTGCCGATAGTCGCCCGGACCACTTGCGCGGGCCGTCCGGTCTCGTGACGACGAATACCGAGCAGCCCGAACCCCAGGGCAAGAACGGCACAGGGAACGGCGATGAAATCACCGACGATCGGGATCAACGCACAGGCCGCGGCGATGATCCCGAACATGAGAGCATGAGTCCCGGCCCGGTCGCCCCCGGGCCCGTTGGGCGATCCTCCTGGCATGCACTGATGCTACTGGGGCCTCCGGCACTCCTGATACGCGGGTTCTTCGGAGCTCGCCGTTGTTTCGGAGCTGTTCGCTGTCGATCGATCGCTCCTATCATCGAAAGCATGAGTGCCCCGACCGAACAATCGCTTCTCGTGTACGACGGCGACTGCGCCTTCTGCACCACCTGGGTGCGCCGACTCGAGCGACTTCTCGACCGATTTCCCGATGCGCAGCCCTGGCAGTGGCTGGATCTCGGAGAACTCGGACTCGCTCAGAACGACGTCACGAGATTCGCCTGGCTGTTGTGCGGCAACAGACGATTCCGCGGACACGCCGCATTCGCGGCGCTCCTGCGCATGCAACCGTCGTACGCCGCACGGTTCTTCGGTCACCTGTTGGTCACGCCGCCGTTCTCGTGGGTATCGGCGCTCGGCTATTCGCTGATCGCCCGCTTCCGCCACCGTCTGCCCGGAGGAACCGCGGCATGCGCGCTCCCGAAGCCGAAGGAGTGACCGAGCGCCCCGTGTCGCGAGACTAGGAAGTCAGGCCGCAGAACAGGCTCCCGCGGCGGCGAGGACGGCGTTCATGCTGGCGGCAAGCACCGAATCGGCTCGTCCGGCACTCCATCCGGTACCGTCGGGGCATCGGTACTCGATGAGTGTGAGAGCCTGACTGCCGCTCCCTGCACCGATGCTTGTCTGATGCAGCTCGAGTACCTCGAGGTCGATCCCGCGCTCGGCGAGGGCGGCCGTCAGCGCCTCAATAGGGCCGATGCCCACGTGCTCGCTCGAGAAGTCCCCGCCGGTGACCCGCAGGTCGATCCGAGTGCGGGTCACTCCCCCGTTCTCACTCGTCTCGTACCCGAGGAGGCTCACTCCGCTGTCGCTCTGCGCCGCGAGATAGGAGGCCTCGAAGATGCTCCTCAGCTCGGCCGCGGTGACCTCCCCGCCGGTGGTGTCCGTGTGGGCTTGGACGTGGCGTGCGAGGTCGATCTGCATACGGCGAGGCAGTTCGATGCCGTATTCGGTTTCGAGCAGATAGGCGATGCCGCCCTTGCCTGACTGGGAGTTGACGCGGATCACGGCGTCGTAGCTGCGACCGATGTCGGCGGGATCGATGGGCAGGTATGGCACCCGCCACTCGATCTCGCTCGCCGCCCGACCCTCGGCTTCGGCCCGGGCGCGGTGCTCGGCGAAACCCTTCTTGATCGCGTCCTGGTGGGTGCCGCTGAACGCGGTATGCACGAGGTCGCCGACATAGGGGTGCCGGGCGTGCACGTCGATGCGATTGCAGTATTCAACGGTGCGGCGGATCTCATCGATGTCGGAGAAATCGATCATCGGATCGATGCCCTGCGCGTGGAGATTCAGCGCCAGCGTCGCGATGTCCACGTTGCCGGTGCGCTCGCCGTTGCCGAAGATGCACCCCTCGACCCGCTGGGCACCCGCGAGCACAGCCAGTTCCGCACAGGCGATGCCGGTGCCGCGGTCGTTGTGCGGGTGCACGGAGAGGATCACACCGTCGCGGCGGGCGAGGCGTCTGTGCATGTACTCGATCTGGTCGGCGTACACGTTCGGCGCCGCGATCTCTACGGTCGCAGGAAGATTCAGGATCACCGGTCGCTCCGGCGTCGCCTGCCACAGCTCGGTCATCGCGTCGCAGATATCGATCGCGTAGTCGGGCTCGGTGAGGTTGAACACCTCTGGGCTGAACTCGAACCGCACGTTCGGCGTCTCGCCGGCGAACTCGAGCACGTCGCGTCCACCCGCCAGGATGAGCCGCTTCAGCTCATCGCGATCCTGCCGCAGCACCAGGTCTCGCCAGGCCGGTGCGGTAGCGGTGTACATGTGGATCACCACCGGGTTCGCGATCCCTTGAACGGAGGCGACCGTACGCTCGATCAGATCGCGCCGGGCGGGCGTGAACACGACGATCGTCACGTCGTCGGGTGCGATGTCCGTGTCGGCAATGAGCCGAACGAAGTCGTAGTCGGTCTGGGAAGCCGACGGGTAGCCGACCTCGATCTCCTTGTACCCCATAGCGACCATGAGTTCGAAAAATCGGCGCTTCCGGGCGGGATCCATCGGCTCGGCGAGGGCCTGGTTTCCGTCGCGCAGATCGACCGGCACCCACAGGGGCGCCTCCGTCAACTGCTTGGCCGGCCATTCGCGCTCCGCGGAGGTGAGCGGCACGGCGACACGAGAGTACACATCGGCGTAGCGGTGCGACGGCATCTGCGAACGTCGCTGCCGGTTCCACGCGGGAGCCTCAGCGGGCACCGGGCCTGCGGGCGTAGTCAGAGTTGGGAAAGTCGTGGTCATGACGGGTTCCTTCGGGATCGGTCGTGATGACCGGCGCAGCGAGAGGCTCCACGGCGGGGAGCCGGTCGGACTAGACCCCGCCGTGGCGGCGAAGAAGAAAGAACTCGATGGGGAACATGGGTAGACTGTACCACAACTCCTCAGACAAGCAGAGCAGAAGGGCAATGAGCATGGCTCAGGTACAACGGACTCCGCTCGCGGATCAGGCCGCCGAGCTGCTGCTCGAACGGATCAGATCAGGCGAGTGGGAGCTTGGCGAGAAGCTTCCCGGCGAGACCACGCTCGCCCCGCAGCTGGGCGTCGGGCGTTCGACAGTGCGTGAGGCGATCCGCCAGCTCGCCGGCCGCGGCGTGCTCTCGTCACGACAGGGTGCGGGCGTGTTCGTGACGGCCCTGGACGTGCGCGAGGACTGGGACCAGGTGCTGGCCCGAGCTGACATCATCGCGGTGATCGAGGCGCGGATCGCCATCGAGACCGAGGCCGCAGGGCTTGCGGCCAGTCGCCGCACCCCGCGGGATCTGCACGCGATCCGCCGAGCACTCGACCTCCGATGGCAGCGGAGGGCCGGCATCGAGGAGCATGTCGACGCCGACACCGCGTTCCATCGCGCGATCGTCGCCGCGGCCCACAACCCGATCCTGTTGGAGCTCTTCGACGGGTTCACGCCGCGCCTCCGTCAGGCGATGATCGACATGCTCCGCATCCGAGACGCCCACGGCAGCGAGGCCGACCAGCACGTGCACGCGAACCTCGCAGACGCGATCGCCCAGCGCGACGCGATCGCCGCGTCAGCGCAAAGCCGCACCCATCTCTCCTCGCTCGCCGATGCTCTGCGCTGAGCCGACGTCGTCACCTTCAACAGGCGCCCCGCGAGCCGCGGCCCCGAACCTGAGGAGTGCCTTTCCATTCCTCATCCGACGGAGGCGGGCGCAGCACACGCCAGAAGGCCAAGGCCGATGCACCTCACGCAGTAGCGGCTATCACCAGCGCACTGCGATCGACCTGTGATCGGGAGCACAGGCCGTGCTTAACTATGTACGGCGAGGGGTACGTCGCTGATCACAGCGGCACCGCAGATCACTGGCCAGGAGACGATCCCCGGGAACCGAGGGGGTCGAGATGCCGGAGAACACCGACGGTACTCCCGGATCGATGCGTGCAGCACTCGCTTGGCCGGACGATCCCTTCTCGGCGTGGGCACAGGCCGTGCGCTCGCCGGAACCCTACGAACGGCTGACTGATCCGCCCGATATCGACTCCGCGGACGCGGCATCGATCGCGGACTGGATCGAGGATCAGCGCTCAGCACTGCCGATGCTCGCGATCGTCTGCGCGGCGGTCGGCGCGATCGTCATCGGCGGCCTGGTGCTCGGGATCCTGCCGCGCACCGATTCTGGCGCTGAACCGGCCTCGATGCACTGGGCGGGTGGGATCGCACTGCTCGTCGCGAGCGCAGTGCTCTGGGTGTGGGAGGTGCTCAGTCGGCGGAGACGGCGAGCGCGGCCGCCGATCCTGATCCCCGAGGTGCGGGTGGTGCTGTGCGAACTGCACCCGACCCGCTTCAACATCCATGACGGCGACGGATACCGGGAAACCTGCGTCGCCATTGCAGAGGATGCTTCCGATGCCCAGGCGGAGCGGATCTTCACGGCGTTCCGGATCTGGCTGGCGCGCCTCGAGGAAGACCAGCACGCCACGAGTCTGGCGCGCAACGAGCACTGGCGGCCCTCGGACGCGAACGTGTTCGGCTCGGAGGAGATCTTCGGGCCCGACGCGGCCGGCGGGTACCTCGTGCGCCGCCCGAGCCTCCCGGCCGACGGCTGGGGCGTACTGCTCACTCCGCGCAGACCCGCCAGACTCGTCGGCCGACTGCGCTTCGCAGACATCCGGCGCTGGACCGGAACCGGATGGAGCCTGTGAGGTGAGCGCCCGATCCCCGCACTTCAGCGTCGGAATACGGTAGCTCTACTTATCCGAGTGGGCGAGTTCCCAGTGATGGCCGTCGGGATCGAAGAAGTAGCCCAGGTACAGCCCCAACTCCTCGTCCATGCCAGCCCGCCTCGGCACCGTCCCTCCCAGCGATGCGGCGGTGCTCAGCATGTCGTCGAGCGCGACTCGGGACTCGACGGCGCAGCTGAGGATCACACTCGTGTCCTTGCCGGGATACGCAACACCCCGTCCGGCCTTCTCGCTGTACGTCTCGAAGGCCTGCTCCTCGATCAGGAAGAGCGAGAGCCCGGGAATCTCCACGACGACCATGCCCTCGCCGATTTCGAGTTC
This DNA window, taken from Leucobacter tenebrionis, encodes the following:
- a CDS encoding iron chaperone; the encoded protein is MSEQATTIDEYLDGVDPAFRPELERIRALVTRLVPSVQETMSYRMPTLKYKDRALVYFTASKKHMSFYPSSWAIDELKDRLSDYKTTEHAVQFTLANPLPDELIEDLVRVHVREIDSDRK
- a CDS encoding thiol-disulfide oxidoreductase DCC family protein, which translates into the protein MSAPTEQSLLVYDGDCAFCTTWVRRLERLLDRFPDAQPWQWLDLGELGLAQNDVTRFAWLLCGNRRFRGHAAFAALLRMQPSYAARFFGHLLVTPPFSWVSALGYSLIARFRHRLPGGTAACALPKPKE
- a CDS encoding 2-isopropylmalate synthase — protein: MTTTFPTLTTPAGPVPAEAPAWNRQRRSQMPSHRYADVYSRVAVPLTSAEREWPAKQLTEAPLWVPVDLRDGNQALAEPMDPARKRRFFELMVAMGYKEIEVGYPSASQTDYDFVRLIADTDIAPDDVTIVVFTPARRDLIERTVASVQGIANPVVIHMYTATAPAWRDLVLRQDRDELKRLILAGGRDVLEFAGETPNVRFEFSPEVFNLTEPDYAIDICDAMTELWQATPERPVILNLPATVEIAAPNVYADQIEYMHRRLARRDGVILSVHPHNDRGTGIACAELAVLAGAQRVEGCIFGNGERTGNVDIATLALNLHAQGIDPMIDFSDIDEIRRTVEYCNRIDVHARHPYVGDLVHTAFSGTHQDAIKKGFAEHRARAEAEGRAASEIEWRVPYLPIDPADIGRSYDAVIRVNSQSGKGGIAYLLETEYGIELPRRMQIDLARHVQAHTDTTGGEVTAAELRSIFEASYLAAQSDSGVSLLGYETSENGGVTRTRIDLRVTGGDFSSEHVGIGPIEALTAALAERGIDLEVLELHQTSIGAGSGSQALTLIEYRCPDGTGWSAGRADSVLAASMNAVLAAAGACSAA
- a CDS encoding FadR/GntR family transcriptional regulator, producing MAQVQRTPLADQAAELLLERIRSGEWELGEKLPGETTLAPQLGVGRSTVREAIRQLAGRGVLSSRQGAGVFVTALDVREDWDQVLARADIIAVIEARIAIETEAAGLAASRRTPRDLHAIRRALDLRWQRRAGIEEHVDADTAFHRAIVAAAHNPILLELFDGFTPRLRQAMIDMLRIRDAHGSEADQHVHANLADAIAQRDAIAASAQSRTHLSSLADALR
- a CDS encoding VOC family protein, producing the protein MTAETTSGKIVGTVVCLPVRDLTAASDFYRAVFDLPELEIGEGMVVVEIPGLSLFLIEEQAFETYSEKAGRGVAYPGKDTSVILSCAVESRVALDDMLSTAASLGGTVPRRAGMDEELGLYLGYFFDPDGHHWELAHSDK